One window from the genome of Flavobacteriales bacterium encodes:
- a CDS encoding DUF983 domain-containing protein produces the protein MYERCSHCDLKYEMEPAFWYGSMYAAYGLAVAVSMAMFIATEVLFELSITEYLIYNGIVLVVLIPVLWRASRLIWINLFVSYKADFDRMGQ, from the coding sequence ATGTACGAAAGGTGTAGCCACTGTGACCTCAAGTATGAAATGGAACCCGCTTTTTGGTACGGCTCCATGTACGCGGCCTATGGATTGGCCGTTGCGGTGAGCATGGCCATGTTCATTGCGACAGAGGTGCTGTTCGAGCTGAGCATCACGGAATACCTTATATATAATGGTATAGTGCTGGTGGTGCTCATTCCAGTATTGTGGCGAGCGTCGAGATTGATATGGATCAACCTGTTCGTAAGCTACAAGGCTGATTTCGACCGGATGGGTCAGTAA